The window GAAAATCAGTGAGCAGCATGGCTTCCAATCGGCGGGTCGCCGCCGGAACTTTGAGTCGATCAGCGGGTTTTAGGGCCAGGATTGGCTCGTAAAACGCACTGCGCCATGAAGGATAGATGTACCGGGAGTAGGGCACGTGGGAAAGCATCCAATCGAGCTCCTGGGCGCACCAGTCCAATGGAGGCAGTGCCGAAAAGATGTTGAGTGCCTGCTCGATCGGTGGCAGCATGTGCACACGGTCAGCCGGGATGCCGAAAGGCTCGTAATACCTATCGGCGATCCCGTACCTGTGTTCGTGCACGTGGTCGAAGGTAAACGCAAATGCTCCCTTCTGCCCATCCGGGTCGAGATCCTCAAGGTACCTGGCAAACTGCTTCCGGTACTTTTCCAGGCCCTTCCCATCACTTGCCCAAGTGAAATGTGGAGTCATGAAGAAACTAAGGAGCTTGTGGCGTTGCTCATCAGCCAAGGCGCGCAGGCTTTCGGGCATCGCGAGGCCTCCCTCTGAGCCGACCAAATTGCTCATCCTCCCACCAGCGGTACTAGCTTGATGAAGACTGCCTGGACGGCCGCGGGGACGTTGACTTCGTCTGACAGGTTGCAGACCTGTCGGCCATCAACCATCACGAAGAACGAATTCCGTTCGAAGCCTCTAACTGCCGTGTCAGCGTGCTGCTCCCACTTCACGGGCTCGCGGTCTGGTGCCTGGTGCCCAAGTCCATTGAGCTCCCTTTCCTTGGCGGACGGCTCCACCAATCCAGGGGATTTACCAGCTCCGTTGGTGGCGTTGTAACGCGCGACTTCCTCGCGCACGCGCCAGCGGATTAGCTCTTCCACTGAGATGACATCCGGCAGCCCGGACAGCTCAAGCTGCTCCAAGGCTCCGGCACCGGGTACGCTTTCATCGCAGATTCGCAATGTCGCCATGAGGGTCCCACCAATCGACTAAGTATTTTCCGCATCGTATAAGGCAGGTCCGACAGTCTGGAAACCGTGGGGGCAGTTACGCCTTCGCCGCTTTGGCGGCTGCCTTGGCCGCCTGCTTGTTGGCGCGTACTTTGACCAGGGAGTCCGGGTCCACGATGTCGGCGACCGAGAGGTAAGAGCCTTCCTCGCCGTAATGGCCAGCGGCTTCCCGCCATCCGTCGGCCTGCAGCCCGCATTGTTTGCCCAGCAGTGCCAGGAAGATCTTTGCTTTCTGTTCGCCGAAGCCCGGCAATGCCTTCAGCCGGCTGAGTACTTCGGGGCCGTCGGGGCTCCCGCTGGTCCAAATGGCAGCTGCGTCCCCATCCCAGTCCCGGTGTACCGTCTCGGCGAGAGCCTGGACCCTTGCGGCCATGGAGCCAGGGAACCTATGGACGGCAGGGCGCTCCTTGAAGACTTCGACGAAGCCCGCCGGATCGTAGTCGGCGATCGTGCCGGGCTCCAGGGAACCCAGACGGGCCCGGATTTTCTCGGGGCCAGCAAATGCCGACTCCATAGTGACTTGTTGATCCAGCAACATTCCCGTCAACAACGCAAAGGCATCGTCACTGAGCAGCTGGTCCGCGGCGGCATCTCCTGTGATGTGCAGTTCCATGCGTCCCATCCTCCCACCACGCAGGAGCTCCGTCATTGGACGTCCAGCAGTCGATGAACCGCTGCGGAGTATCCGGCATGGCTCACTGTTAGCCCAGGGCGTTCGACGGCGGTGGTGGGGTTTTGGGGGTGTGTGGGGTTGGGTTGGGGGTGGATTTGCGTTGGGGGTGTGGGGCGTGTATTGTTTTCTGAGTCGCCGGGTGCGAAACGGAAAGCCGGAAGGTGTGTACGGTTCGGTAGGCGGCCAAAAATAACTCTTCTTTTCCAATGGCCCTGTTGGGTGCGCTGCTTTGTGTGGTGTGCTGTGGGTGATGTTTTGGGGGGTCTGTTGTTTGAGAACTCAATAGTGTGCCAAGTTTGTTGATGCCGATTGTTTTATTGATTGGTTGAAATTATGGCCGGATTGTCGCGCACCCCCGTGTGTGGTGGTCTGGTTTTCAGCTGGTTTCGAATTTTGTGCAGCCGTGTTCGCCGTTATTTCCGGTGGGTGTGGTTGTGTCTGTTTGATTTTGTTTTACTTCAACGGAGAGTTTGATCCTGGCTCAGGATGAACGCTGGCGGCGTGCTTAACACATGCAAGTCGAACGATGATCCCAGCTTGCTGGGGGATTAGTGGCGAACGGGTGAGTAACACGTGAGTAACCTGCCCTTGACTCTGGGATAAGCCTGGGAAACTGGGTCTAATACCGGATACGACCATCTGGCGCATGTCATGGTGGTGGAAAGCTTTTGTGGTTTTGGATGGACTCGCGGCCTATCAGCTTGTTGGTGGGGTAATGGCCTACCAAGGCGACGACGGGTAGCCGGCCTGAGAGGGTGACCGGCCACACTGGGACTGAGACACGGCCCAGACTCCTACGGGAGGCAGCAGTGGGGAATATTGCACAATGGGCGCAAGCCTGATGCAGCGACGCCGCGTGAGGGATGACGGCCTTCGGGTTGTAAACCTCTTTCAGTAGGGAAGAAGCGAAAGTGACGGTACCTGCAGAAGAAGCGCCGGCTAACTACGTGCCAGCAGCCGCGGTAATACGTAGGGCGCAAGCGTTATCCGGAATTATTGGGCGTAAAGAGCTCGTAGGCGGTTTGTCGCGTCTGCTGTGAAAGACCGGGGCTCAACTCCGGTTCTGCAGTGGGTACGGGCAGACTAGAGTGCAGTAGGGGAGACTGGAATTCCTGGTGTAGCGGTGAAATGCGCAGATATCAGGAGGAACACCGATGGCGAAGGCAGGTCTCTGGGCTGTAACTGACGCTGAGGAGCGAAAGCATGGGGAGCGAACAGGATTAGATACCCTGGTAGTCCATGCCGTAAACGTTGGGCACTAGGTGTGGGGGACATTCCACGTTTTCCGCGCCGTAGCTAACGCATTAAGTGCCCCGCCTGGGGAGTACGGCCGCAAGGCTAAAACTCAAAGGAATTGACGGGGGCCCGCACAAGCGGCGGAGCATGCGGATTAATTCGATGCAACGCGAAGAACCTTACCAAGGCTTGACATGAACCGGAAAGACCTGGAAACAGGTGCCCCGCTTGCGGTCGGTTTACAGGTGGTGCATGGTTGTCGTCAGCTCGTGTCGTGAGATGTTGGGTTAAGTCCCGCAACGAGCGCAACCCTCGTTCTATGTTGCCAGCGCGTTATGGCGGGGACTCATAGGAGACTGCCGGGGTCAACTCGGAGGAAGGTGGGGACGACGTCAAATCATCATGCCCCTTATGTCTTGGGCTTCACGCATGCTACAATGGCCGGTACAAAGGGTTGCGATACTGTGAGGTGGAGCTAATCCCAAAAAGCCGGTCTCAGTTCGGATTGGGGTCTGCAACTCGACCCCATGAAGTCGGAGTCGCTAGTAATCGCAGATCAGCAACGCTGCGGTGAATACGTTCCCGGGCCTTGTACACACCGCCCGTCAAGTCACGAAAGTTGGTAACACCCGAAGCCGGTGGCCTAACCCTTGTGGGGGGAGCCGTCGAAGGTGGGACCGGCGATTGGGACTAAGTCGTAACAAGGTAGCCGTACCGGAAGGTGCGGCTGGATCACCTCCTTTCTAAGGAGCTGCTAACAATTGCTGGTTTCCGTGTATGCGGAGATTGTGTGGTTGTCAGTGTTGCCCATTGCGCAGGCGTCTGTTCTGCGGTGGGTGCTCATGGGTGGAATATCAACGAATCAAACTTGTTTGGCATGGCCTTCACTGGTTGTGTCCTGGTGCTAGTACGGCATCCTGTTGTCCCTTTTTGGGGGGTGGTGGGGTGTGTGGAACGCTGCTGGGGCGTGGTGTGTGGGGTTGTGTTTGGCGCACTGTTGGGTCCTGAGGCAACAGGACCTTTTTGCAGCAATGCATGGGGGCATCTTCTGGTGTTTCTTTTGTTCCTGCTTCCGGTACCCCGGTCACTGTTAACGGTCCCTTTGTGGGGGTTGTGGTGGGTGGTGGTCTGGTTGATGGGGTTGTTGTTTGAGAACTACATAGTGGACGCGAGCATCTAGAACACGCACGTGGCTGATCCTTTTGGGGGTTGGTGTGTGTGTTCTTACAGCAATTTCTTATGAATGAACCTGGCCCTTGTGGTCGTGGTTCTCTCGAGTAAGTTTTTGATCATTTTTGTGTGGTCAAGTTTTTAAGGGCACACGGTGGATGCCTTGGCATTAGGAGCCGAAGAAGGACGTAGGAATCTGCGATAAGCCTGGGGGAGTTGATAACCGAGCGTTGATCCCAGGATGTCCGAATGGGGAAACCCCGCACAACGCTTTTGGGTGATTGTGTGACCCGCATCTGAACACATAGGGTGCGTGGGGGGAACGCGGGGAAGTGAAACATCTCAGTACCCGCAGGAAGAGAAAACAATAGTGATTCCGTTAGTAGTGGCGAGCGAACGCGGATCAGGCTAAACCGTTCCATGTGTGATAGCCGGCGGGCGTTGCATGGGCGGGGTTGTGGGACTTTCCGTTCTGGTTCTGCCGGACCAGTGAGGTGAGGTGCAGGCATAGGTGAACGGTCTTGAAAGGCCGGCCAGAGAGGGTGTGAGCCCCGTAACCGTAATGTTGTGCACAGCCTGGGGAGTATCCCAAGTAGCACGGGGCCCGAGAAATCCCGTGCGAATCTGTCAGGACCACCTGATAAGCCTAAATACTTCCTAATGACCGATAGCGGACCAGTACCGTGAGGGAAAGGTGAAAAGTACCCCGGGAGGGGAGTGAAACAGTACCTGAAACCGTGTGCTTACAATCCGTCGGAGCAGCCTTGTAGTTGTGACGGCGTGCCTTTTGAAGAATGAGCCTGCGAGTTAGTGTTACGTCGCGAGGTTAACCCGTGTGGGGTAGCCGTAGCGAAAGCGAGTCTGAATAGGGCGAGTGTAGTGGCGTGATCTAGACCCGAAGCGGAGTGATCTACCCATGGCCAGGTTGAAGCGACGGTAAGACGTCGTGGAGGACCGAACCCACTTCAGTTGAAAATGGAGGGGATGAGCTGTGGGTAGGGGTGAAAGGCCAATCAAACTCCGTGATAGCTGGTTCTCCCCGAAATGCATTTAGGTGCAGCGTTGCGTGTTTCTTGCCGGAGGTAGAGCTACTGGATGGCCGATGGGCCCTACAAGGTTACTGACGTCAGCCAAACTCCGAATGCCGGTAAGTCAGAGCGCAGCAGTGAGACTGTGGGGGATAAGCTTCATAGTCGAGAGGGAAACAGCCCAGACCACCAACTAAGGCCCCTAAGCGTGTGCTAAGTGGGAAAGGATGTGGAGTTGCGAAGACAACCAGGAGGTTGGCTTAGAAGCAGCCATCCTTGAAAGAGTGCGTAATAGCTCACTGGTCAAGTGATTCCGCGCCGACAATGTAGCGGGGCTCAAGTACACCGCCGAAGTTGTGGATTTCACATAATGCCCTAGCCTTCGTGGTTCAGGGGTGTGGAGTGGTAGGGGAGCGTCGTGTGGGCAGTGAAGTCGCGGTGTAAACCAGCGGTGGAGCCTACACGAGTGAGAATGCAGGCATGAGTAGCGAAAGACGGGTGAGAAACCCGTCCGCCGAATGATCAAGGGTTCCAGGGTCAAGCTAATCTGCCCTGGGTAAGTCGGGACCTAAGGCGAGGCCGACAGGCGTAGTCGATGGACAACGGGTTGATATTCCCGTACCGGCGAAAAACCGCCAATGCCAAGCGGGGGATACTAACCGCCCGGAGCCTGCCCTATCACCCTTGTGGTGTGTGGGTTTTGGCCGAGCGCGGGATCTGATCCTGGGAGGTAAGCGTATTAACAGGTGTGACGCAGGAAGGTAGCCGGGCCGGGCGATGGTTGCCCCGGTCTAAGGATGTAGGGTCAGGGATAGGCAAATCCGTTCCTGTGTGTTGAATCACGATCCTGAGATCTGATGGGACCCCCGTTTGGGGGGATCCGGTGATCCTATGCTGCCAAGAAAAGCATCGACGCGAGGTTTTAGTCGCCCGTACCCCAAACCGACACAGGTGATCAGGTAGAGAATACCAAGGCGATCGAGAGAATTATGGTTAAGGAACTCGGCAAAATGCCCCCGTAACTTCGGGAGAAGGGGGGCCTGCCCCGTGATGGAGACTTGCTCTCCGTGAGCGGGTGTGGGCCGCAGAGACCAGGGGGAAGCGACTGTTTACTAAAAACACAGGTCCGTGCGAAGTCGCAAGACGATGTATACGGACTGACTCCTGCCCGGTGCTGGAAGGTTAAGAGGACCGGTTAGCCCTTTATGGGCGAAGCTGAGAATTTAAGCCCCAGTAAACGGCGGTGGTAACTATAACCATCCTAAGGTAGCGAAATTCCTTGTCGGGTAAGTTCCGACCTGCACGAATGGAGTAACGACTTCCCCGCTGTCTCAACCATAAACTCGGCGAAATTGCAGTACGAGTAAAGATGCTCGTTACGCGCAGCAGGACGGAAAGACCCCGAGACCTTTACTATAGTTTGGTATTGGTGTTCGGAGTGGCTTGTGTAGGATAGGTGGGAGACGTTGAAACCCGGACGCCAGTTCGGGTGGAGTCATCGTTGAAATACCACTCTGGTCACTTTGGACATCTAACTTCGGCCCGTGATCCGGGTCAGGGACAGTGCCTGATGGGTAGTTTAACTGGGGCGGTTGCCTCCTAAAAAGTAACGGAGGCGCCCAAAGGTTCCCTCAGCCTGGTTGGCAATCAGGTGTCGAGTGTAAGTGCACAAGGGAGCTTGACTGTGAGAGAGACATCTCAAGCAGGGACGAAAGTCGGGACTAGTGATCCGGCGGTACATTGTGGAATGGCCGTCGCTCAACGGATAAAAGGTACCTCGGGGATAACAGGCTGATCTTGCCCAAGAGTCCATATCGACGGCATGGTTTGGCACCTCGATGTCGGCTCGTCGCATCCTGGGGCTGGAGTAGGTCCCAAGGGTTGGGCTGTTCGCCCATTAAAGCGGTACGCGAGCTGGGTTTAGAACGTCGTGAGACAGTTCGGTCCCTATCCGCTGCGCGCGCAGGAAATTTGAGAAGGGCTGTCCTTAGTACGAGAGGACCGGGACGGACGAACCTCTGGTGTGTCAGTTGTACTGCCAAGTGCATCGCTGATTAGCTACGTTCGGATGGGATAACCGCTGAAAGCATCTAAGCGGGAAGCTCGCTTCAAGATGAGATTTCCATACACATTATGTGTGAGAGGCCCCCAGCCAGACCACTGGGTTGATAGGCCGGATGTGGAAGCGAGGACTAAAGACTCGTGAAGCTGACCGGTACTAATAGGCCAACAACTTACACCACACAACACACTGCACGCGTCCACTATGTGGTTCCCGAACAACAAATCCCTTGTTCCAGGAACCAACACAACAAAATAACAACCAAGCACCACAGTTGTAACCCAAAGTCTTCCCACCCCACGGCCAAAACCGTACGGGGACGGGTAACAGAGTTACGGCGGTCATAGCGTGGGGGAAACGCCCGGTCCCATTCCGAACCCGGAAGCTAAGACCCACAGCGCCGATGGTACTGCACCCGGGAGGGTGTGGGAGAGTAGGACACCGCCGGACATAAATTGAGAAGAGCCCCAGCCACTGGCTGGGGCTCTTCGTCTTTAACAACCAAGTTCGTCGCCAGCTTTGGGGGACGAGCTTCCCCGTGTATGCGGGAACAAGCCCGCCCCCTTAGAAAGCGAGGCCGACGATTTCACCGCCCGGGGCTACGGAGTGGGGCTACCGCCGTTGACGTTGAGCGTTTCGCCGATCACGTAGCTGGACTCCGGCGAGGCCAGGAAGACATACGCCGGAGCCAATTCCGCGGGCTGGCCGGCGCGGCCTAGGGGTGTGGACTGCCCGAACTCCGGCAGTTCTTCCTTGGGCTGGCCACTGCTGACCTGCAGGGGTGTCCAGATGGGACCGGGGGCTACGGCATTGACCCGTATGCCCTTGGGAGCGAGCTGCTGCGCGAGTCCCTTGGTGAAGTTGTTGATGCTCGCCTTGGTGGTGGCGTAGTCCACCAGTGTTGGCGACGGGTTATAGGCCTGGATGGACGTGGTGTTGATGATTGTGGACCCCGCAGGCAGGTGGGGGAGCGCTGCCTTGGTCAGCCAGAACATGGCGTACACGTTGGTCTTCTGCGTATGGTCGAACTGTTCATCCGTGATGTCGGTCAGGTTTTCCTGAGCCACTTGTTTCCCGGCGTTGTTGACCAGGATGTCCACTCCGCCGAGGACAGCAACGGCGGTATCCACCACTTCCTGGCACGTGGCAGAGTCCTTGAGGTCTCCCGGTACCTTTACGGCCTTGCGGCCGGCTGCTTCGATGAGGCCGGCAATCCGTGCTGCGTCTTCTTCCTCTTCGGGCAGGTAAGAGAGAACAACGTCTGCTCCCTCCCGAGCGAAGGCAATGGCCGTGGCAGCGCCGATACCTGAGTCCGCTCCGGTAATGATCGCCTTGCGGCCTTCCAGGCGTCCCGTCCCACGGTAGCTCTCTTCACCAAGGTCGGCTTTGGGCGTCAGTTCGGCGTCTAGGCC is drawn from Arthrobacter sp. 31Y and contains these coding sequences:
- a CDS encoding HhH-GPD-type base excision DNA repair protein: MGRMELHITGDAAADQLLSDDAFALLTGMLLDQQVTMESAFAGPEKIRARLGSLEPGTIADYDPAGFVEVFKERPAVHRFPGSMAARVQALAETVHRDWDGDAAAIWTSGSPDGPEVLSRLKALPGFGEQKAKIFLALLGKQCGLQADGWREAAGHYGEEGSYLSVADIVDPDSLVKVRANKQAAKAAAKAAKA
- a CDS encoding glucose 1-dehydrogenase, coding for MTDQYTFRNPVTAYEQISPPIQHQPEPGLDAELTPKADLGEESYRGTGRLEGRKAIITGADSGIGAATAIAFAREGADVVLSYLPEEEEDAARIAGLIEAAGRKAVKVPGDLKDSATCQEVVDTAVAVLGGVDILVNNAGKQVAQENLTDITDEQFDHTQKTNVYAMFWLTKAALPHLPAGSTIINTTSIQAYNPSPTLVDYATTKASINNFTKGLAQQLAPKGIRVNAVAPGPIWTPLQVSSGQPKEELPEFGQSTPLGRAGQPAELAPAYVFLASPESSYVIGETLNVNGGSPTP